In Parerythrobacter aestuarii, the sequence GGCGAGAAGAAAATCGCGCTGTCCATCGCGCAAATATAGGTCAAGTTTGCAGGTGCACAATGGGACCAAGGTCCCGGTCCCCCGATTTCGCGCAAAACGGGGCTTGGCAAGGGCGTTGCTCTCGGCTAGCAGCGCGCCCTTCGACCGGTCCGGAATTCGGTCCGCTCCTCGCGGAGAGGTGGCAGAGTGGTCGAATGCGCTGCACTCGAAATGCAGTATACGGGCAACCGTATCGAGGGTTCGAATCCCTCCCTCTCCGCCATTTCCTAGCAGCATTTCTCCCTGAGCCAGGTCGCGACGCCGGGTCATCATCGAACACTCGCTGAAGCGACGTTTCACGGCCCCATTACTGCTGTGACCAGAGGACCTCGGTCCAGCCGGTCGAACGGGCCGGCGACAGCGGCAAGGCAAAGCAGCTGCCAGGCCATTGAGCCGGTCGCTTCTTCCACCGTGCATCCACTGCTTGCTGGCGGCGGCGCGGTGTTCATCTTGCCGTCATGGGCATGTTCTCTAAGATGATCCGGGGACGGTTATGGAGGGCTCGGTGATTCTTTCTCGATCGGGCCGGCTTGCCTTGATTGCTTTGCTGGCCCTGGCATCTGCTCCCGTGCGGGCGGACGTCATGGAAATCGGAGATGATGGCGCGCGCTGGGTAGCGGGCGGGCCGGGTGCTGTACCCGGCAGGTCGGAGCTTTCCGCCCTCCAAGCACAAGACGGCAAGAAAGTGGTTGTCGAAGCCGATATTCCTGCGGTCGCCATTTCCGATCCTGCGCTGCACGCACTTGGCATCCCCTTGATATACCAGGCCAAGGTGCTTGAACTTGCCAATCGCTTCGACCTTAGCCCGAGCCTGATCGAAGCGCTGGTGTGGCAGGAAAGCCGCTGGCGCCATGGTGCGATCTCGAGCGCCGGGGCACGCGGACTGGCGCAACTCATGCCGGGGACCGCGCGGTACCTCGGTGTCGATGCCGATGATGCGTTGCAGAACCTCGAAGGTGGAGCGCGCTACCTGCGCGAACAACTCGACACCTTCGATGGCGATCTCGAGAAGGCACTGGCGGCCTACAACGCTGGGCCCGGCCGCGTGATCGCTGCGGGCGGCGTTCCCAATATTCGCGAGACCAGACTTTATGTTGCGGCCATCATGGGGCGCTTGTCCGATCATTCCCGGAAGGAATACCAGTAGAATGCGTTTGATCACCCGTCTGGCAGCGCTGGCAGCCCTGATCTTCCCCACCACCGTGCTGGCAGCCGATCCGGCAGGTTCAGGTCCGGTCGTCAATGCGCTGGCCTGGCTGCAGGGTACGCTGCTGGGTTCGGTTGCGACGGCCGTGGCGGTCATGGCCGTCGCTGCCGTCGGCTTCATGATGCTGACCGGCCGTATCAACTGGCGCTTCGGCGCGACCGTGATCATAGGCGTCTTCATCCTGTTCGGCGCGACCACCATCGTGGCCGGCATCCAGAGCGCGGCGGGCTGAGCTGACGTGACCGATCTCGTCCGCCATCCGGTCCATCGCGCACTGAC encodes:
- a CDS encoding lytic transglycosylase domain-containing protein translates to MEIGDDGARWVAGGPGAVPGRSELSALQAQDGKKVVVEADIPAVAISDPALHALGIPLIYQAKVLELANRFDLSPSLIEALVWQESRWRHGAISSAGARGLAQLMPGTARYLGVDADDALQNLEGGARYLREQLDTFDGDLEKALAAYNAGPGRVIAAGGVPNIRETRLYVAAIMGRLSDHSRKEYQ
- a CDS encoding TrbC/VirB2 family protein → MRLITRLAALAALIFPTTVLAADPAGSGPVVNALAWLQGTLLGSVATAVAVMAVAAVGFMMLTGRINWRFGATVIIGVFILFGATTIVAGIQSAAG